The Allocoprobacillus halotolerans nucleotide sequence TTATTTGCAAAAGTAGATGGTGTTGTTAAATTCGAAAGAGAAGGAAGATCAAGAAAGAAAGTTTCTGTTTACCCAGCTGCTTAATAGGAACCCCTTATGGAGGGGTTCTTTTTTTGAAAAATAGAAAGAAGGTGAAAGAATGAAATTTATTGATAAAGTTCATATCTATGTAGAAGCTGGAAAAGGTGGCGACGGTGTTGTCGCATTTCGTCGTGAAGCCTATGTTCCTAAAGGAGGACCTGCTGGTGGTGATGGTGGAAAAGGTGGAAGTATTATTTTTGAGGCCACAACTTCATTATCAACATTATTAGATTTTAGATATCATCGTGAATATAAAGCTAAAAATGGTGGACAGGGAATGGCTAAAAAGATGCATGGAGCCGATGGTGCTGATATGATTTTAAAAGTCCCTGTAGGAACTGTGATTTATGATGAGGATAGTGGTCGTGTTTTAGCGGATTTAACTCATGATAAGCAAAGAGCAGTGATTGCTAAAGGAGGACGTGGTGGACGAGGAAATGCGCGTTTTGCAACAAGTCGTAATCCTGCTCCAACTATTTGTGAACATGGGGAACCTGGTGAAAAATATAATTTAATTTGTGAGCTAAAATTACTTGCTGATGTAGGATTAGTAGGTTTTCCATCAGTAGGGAAATCTACATTATTATCTGTTGTATCACGTGCTAGACCAGAAATTGCTGATTATCATTTTACTACAATTGTTCCTAATTTGGGGGTTGCGCAATCTAAAGATGGGCGTTCTTTTGTGATGGCGGATTTACCAGGATTAATTGAAGGAGCAAGTCAAGGAAAAGGATTAGGACATCAATTTTTACGTCATATTGAAAGATGTCGTGTGATTGTTCATGTGATTGATATGGGCGGTACTGAAGGACGTGATCCTTATGAAGATTATCTAGCAATCAATAAGGAATTAGGTGAATATAAGTATCGTTTGTTAGAAAGACCACAAATTATTGTCGCTAATAAAATGGATGAACCTGAAGCTGAAAATAATTTAAAACGTTTTAAAGAACAGCTAGGTGAAGATATACCTGTTTTTCCTGTGATTGCATTAATTCAAGAAGGTGTGGATATGGTATTATATGCGATTGCTGATTTATTAGATCGTACACCATCATTTGCAACTGAGGAAGAAGAAACGGAAAACAGTGTGCTTTATACATATCAAAAACCAGATGAAATTGGCTTTGAAATTCATAATATGGGTAATGGTCAATGGCATGTCACTGGTGAGCGTGTAGAAAAAATTGTTCAAATGGCATCACTTGGCAGTGATGATGGTGTTAAACGTTTTGCCCAAAAAATGCGTAATATTGGTTTAGATGATGCTTTGCGTGTGGCAGGGGTACAAGCTGGCGATACTGTTTCTATTTTAGATTTTGAATTTGAATTCTATGAATAAATCTTTTATACAAAAAAATGAGAAAATTGCTTCTCATTTTTTTATTTATTTTAAAAGTATGTTATAATGATAGGGATATTATGAAATAGGAGTTGTGACATGTATAGTTATATTAAAGGTATGATTGTCGATATGTCTAAAGATCATATCGTGGTAGATAATCAGGGAATTGGATATTTGATTTATGTTTCCAATCCTTATCAATTTAAGCGTGGACAGGAAACGCAGGTTTATGTTTATCAGCAGGTTAAAGAAGATGGCATTGCATTATTTGGTTTTTTAACACCGGAAGAAAAAGATTTGTTTTTAAAATTGATTCTTGTTAAAGGGATTGGTTGTAAGACAGCGATTGGTATTTTAGCTACTGGAGATGTGGAGGCTATTATCACAGCTATTGAGTCAAAGAATATTGCTTATTTAAGAAAAATCCCTGGTATTGGGCCTAAAGCAGCTCAACAGATTGTTTTAGATTTGCAGGGTAAATTCCAAAATACAACTTCACCAATCGTTTTAACTTCGGTTGAATTTGATGAGGCGATAGAAGTTTTAATTGCTTTAGGATATAAAAAACAAGATGTTGATCGTGTCATGAATACACTTACTCATGAAACATTGGATACGAATGGCTATGTCAAAAAAGCACTTGGTTTATTAGTCAAATTATAGGAGGATGATTATGGATTTAAATCATGATATTTTAGATACAAAGGAACATGTAGAAGATGAAGAAAATCAATTAAGACCTCAATCTTTTGATGAATATATCGGACAAACAGACTTAAAAAAGAATTTAAAAGTATTTGTTGGTGCAGCAAAATTAAGAAATGAAACTTTAGATCATGTTTTATTATATGGACCACCAGGTTTAGGAAAAACAACGATGTCCATGATTATTGCCAATGAAATGGGAACACATTTAAAAGCAACAACCGGACCAAGCATTGAAAAAACAGGTGATTTGGTTGCCATACTGACATCATTAGAACCAGGGGATGTTTTGTTTATTGATGAAATTCATCGCTTAAATAAAGTTGTTGAAGAAATTTTATATCCAGCTATGGAAGATTTTTATGTTGATGTGGTGATTGGTAAAGAAGCCTCAACACGTTCTATTCGTATTGATTTACCACCTTTTACATTAGTTGGGGCCACAACAAGAGCGGGTGATTTATCTGCACCATTAAGAGATCGTTTTGGGATTGTTTCTAAATTAGAATATTATAATGAAACAGAATTAACAGCCATTATTGACCGTACAAGTCAGGTTTATCGTATTGATATGGATGATGAGGCTAAAGTGGAACTAGCCAGACGTTCTCGAGGAACACCAAGAATTGCTAATCGTTTGTTTAGACGTGTCAGAGATTTTGCACAATATAATGGAGATGACATCATTACCAAGTCAAGAACAATTGAGGCTCTGCAATCTCTAAAAGTTGATGAATTAGGTTTAGATGATGTTGATCATAAATATTTATTAGGGATTATTCAACGTTTCCGTGGTGGACCAGTTGGTTTAGAAGCAATTGCTGCAAGTATCGGGGAAGAACCTTTAACTTTAGAAGATGTGTATGAACCTTATTTATTACAGACTGGATTAATTAAAAGAACACCAAGAGGACGTGTGGTGACAGAACTTGCTTATCAGCATTTTCATATTTCAAAAGAATCTTAGGATTCTTTTTTTATTTGAAGGAGGTTATGATGAAAAAGAAGTATCAGATAATTGGACTGCTTGTTTTAATGGTATGTTCCATTATTTATGATTTTCAAAAACCAGAAGTTCAAGAAAAAGAAGTGATTTCATTATCATATGTGATTTTAGAAGGCGAATTTTTAACGAATGGAAAATATGAATTTGAGGGTCAAAAAACAATCCAAGATTTAATTGATGAAATTGGTGTATCTTCAAAAGCCAATTTACAATCTTTAAATACTGATAAAATCGTTGAAGATGAAAGTCGTATTTATTTACCACCCATTAATGATCATGCGATATCTTTAAATCATGCGACTAAAGAAGAATTGATGACTTTACAGGGCATTGGTGAAAAAACAGCATTAAAAATCATGGACTATCGTAGTCAACAACCTTTTGAATCCATTGAAGATATTATGAATGTGAGTGGTATTGGTGAAAAAACATATTTGCGATTGAGGGAAAATTTATGTTTATAAGATATCATCTTTTTTATTATGCATTAGGATTGTTATGCTTTGTTTTGGCCCGATTTTTACATCCTCTTTTTTATTTGGTTTATCTTTGTTATGGTGTTTTTATTTATCATAGATTATCTTTATCACATTTGATAATCTTGATTGTTCTTTGTTTGTGTTTATGGATGCGCCCCATGTCTATCAATGCTTTACCTTCTCATCTTGAAGGAAGTGTGAGTAAAGTTGGAGAAAATTATTGTTATTTAAAAACAGATGCAGGAACTGTTAAACTTTATCATGATAACATTGATATAGAGTATGGGGATTTATTAAAGGTTGAAGTTAAGGAATTAGAACTCTATGAAAACAGTAATGATAATGCTTTTTGTGAAAAAGATTATCTTTATGGTCAAAAAATATTTCATAAAGCATATGTTGAAAAACTCATTTCCCAACAAAAACAACCTACTTTTTATCGTTGGCTAGAACAACGTTTTTCTACCAATCAGGATATTCAGGATTATCAACGATTATTTATTTTAGGACAAAAAAGTGCAACAATTGGTGAAGATTATCAGTTATTAACGGATCTTTCTCTTGTGCATATGTTTGCTTTATCAGGAATGCATATCCATATTTTATATGCTTTTATCAAAAATAGCTTGTCTTTATTTTTACCACGTCATGTCGCCAAGCTCATTACTTTTTTGATGATTGGTTTTTATATTTTCTCGATTCCAATGCTTGTGTCTTTATATCGTGCTTTTTTTGTTTTACTGCTATATGAAATCTTTAAAAAATGGTTTCATCAGTTAGATATTTTTGCATTTCTTTTGATTTGTTCTTTGTTTTATAATCCCTATATCATTTATAATATTTCTTTTGTTTTTTCATATTTTATCTATTTTATTGTTTTAATCACAAAACATTTATGTTATTCATCTTTTTGGATTTATTTATCATCATTACCTATTATTTTAACTTTGAATGCCCAAATTCCTTTGATTACTTTTGCAGTCAGTGATATTTTAAATGCTTTTATTGAATGGTTTTATAGTTTGTCTGTTCTTTCTGTATTTTTTCCAGTGTTAGAAATGGTATTAAAATATATGGTTATGATTTTTCAAAACATTCTTTCTTTTTTAACGTCATTGAATAATTTTATTGTTTTTTCAAAACCAACTCTAGCCTGGTTGGTTCTTTTTTATTTTTTCTATTTTCGTATCATCATTCTTCAGGAATTGAAACGTTCCTATCGAAAAGAAATCTTAGCATTATTTTCATTAATGATTGTTTTGCAAGTATGGAGTCAATATAAGATTTATGGAGAAGTGACCATGATTGATGTGGGACAGGGTGATTGTACGTTGATTCGCTTACCCATGAATCAAGGGAATATTTTAATTGATACGGGTGGCACACAGGATTATGATTTAGCAACCAAAACCATTATTCCTTATCTAAAATCAGTGGGTATTTCCCATTTGGACTATATTTATATTTCTCACGATGATTTTGATCATTGTGGCGCTTTAACATCTTTGTTAGAGCATTTTTCAGTTGGTGAGGTCATTGATTCCTTTGAAGAAAGTCGACAAATTGGCTGTGCCACAATACAAATGATTAAAAGTGACAAAGTTTACAGTGATTCTAATGATCAATCTTTAATTATGTATGTATCTTTACCATCGATGAATATTTTGTTTACTGGTGATGCTTCTAGCGTTGTTGAAAAAGATATATTGGAACAGTTACGGACATTGGATGTCGATGTTTTAAAAGTTTCACATCATGGAAGTGCGACTGCGACTTCTCCAGCATTTTTATCAACTGTGCATCCTGATATTGCGATGATAGGAGTCAAAAAGAATAATATGTATCATCATCCTTCTACGCAGGTTATTGAACGTTTAGAAAGAAAAGGCATAACGATTTTAAGAACGGATCAAGATGGGATGTTTCACATTCGATTTTATGGAAAAGAACGTTACATTTTGCGTTGATTCATGTATAATGGTAAACGTGAGGTGATGTTATGAATTTTGTCATCTATGGTGAAGATAAATTATTAATGGAGCAAAGATTAAAGACATTAAAAAAGAAATATCATATTCAAGAAGAAGATATGAATATGGTGACATATTGGTGTCAGGAAACAAGTATGGCAACCATTATTGAAGATGCTTTAACACCACCATTTTTAACAGAATATAAGATGATTGTTTTAAAGAATCCCCTCTTTTTAACAACTCAAAAACAAAAAACAATGAGTGAAGAAGATATTCAAAAATTTATGGATTATTTAAAGCTGGATAATCCCACAACTGTGTTTGTTATTTATCATGATCAACGTAATTTTGATGAACGAAAAAAGGTTGTCAAATCATTACGTAAATTGGCTCATTTTTATGAAATTGAAAAGATGGATGAGCATCAGTTATATAAAGCAACACATCAGGCGATTAAAAGTCGAGGATGTGAGATTGAAGAAGATGCATTGAGATTATTTTTATCACGTATGCCTTCAAATCTTTTAGAAATTTCACAGGAAGTTAATAAACTTTGTTTATATACAAAACATATTACAGTAGAAACAATAGATTTATTAGTGACAAAACAGGTTGAAGAAAATGTTTTTGAACTCAGTCAGGCAATATTAAATAAAGAAACAGCTCGTAGTTTTCGTATTTATAAAGATTTAATTGTCAATAATGAGGAACCGATTAAATTGATTGTTTTGATAGGTAATGCAATGCGTTTGTTATATCAAGTGAAATTATTAGATAGAAAAGGTTATAATGATAGAGAAATTGCGCAAATTTTATCTATGAATCCTTATCGTTTAAAATATATTAGACGTGATGGACAAGATTTTGATTTAAAAGAATTATTAGCACATATTGATGAATTATCGCAGTTGGATATTGCGATTAAAACAGGAAAAATAGATAAATATAAAGGTTTAGAACTTTTTTAATGCGAATGGGAGGAAATGAATCATGGAATCAATGAGAGAATTATTTAAAATCGGGTTTGGCCCTTCATCATCACATACAATGGGACCACAAAGAGCAGCCTTAAAAATTAAAGAAATGTATCCTGAAGCAACACATTTTCATGTTGACTTACATGGATCATTGGCACTTACAGGAAAAGGCCATTTAACAGATTATATTATTGAAAAAACATTGGCTCCTAAGCCGGTGGAATTTTCTTTTAAAAGTGATGAATTACCCGAACATCCTAATGGAATGTTAGTACATGTTTTTCAAGATGATCAGGAATTAAAGGTCATAGAGGTGTATTCTATTGGTGGAGGATCTATTTTATTTAAAGGAGATTTGGCACAAGAACCTGTACAAGTTTATCAACAAAAAACAATGAAAGAGATTTTACATTATGTTGATGTTCATGGTATTTCTTTATATGATTATGTTTTAGAAAATGAAGGTGATGATTTTGATCATTTTCTTTCTGATATTTTAGAAGCAATGTTTGAAAGTGTTGAAAATGGCTTGAAAAAAGAAGGTGTGATTCAAGGGCGACTCAAATTAAAAAGAGTTGCGAAATCTATGTATCAACAAGCTCAAAATACGCGTCGTGAGGCTGATCGTGAAAGATTATTTATTTCTAGTTATGCTTATGCTGTTTCAGAAGAGAATGCCGATGGTGGAAAAATTGTGACAGCTCCAACTTGTGGAGCGAGTGGCATTTTACCAGCTGTATTATATTATTGTTATAAGCAATTACATATTGAAAAGAAGGATTTAATTAAAGCCTTAGCTATTGGGGGACTATTTGGCAATGTTGTCAAAACCAATGGTACAATTTCAGGAGCTGATGGTGGTTGCCAGGCAGAGGTTGGAACAGCTTGTGCAATGGTAGCTGCCACAATGGCATGGATATATGAACTAAATAATTCTTTAATTGAATATGCTGCTGAAATGGGGTTGGAACATAATTTAGGATTAACTTGTGATCCGGTTGGAGGTTATGTCCAAATTCCATGTATTGAACGTAATGGTTATGGGTCTTTACGTGCCTTAGATGCCGCTATGTTAGCTAAACAACTTGGTTATTTAAGAAAAAATAAAGTGTCTTTTGATACCATTGTGAAAGTGATGAAAGAAACTGGAAAAGATTTATCAAGTGATTATAAAGAAACATCATTAGGTGGATTAGCGAAAGAATTTGGTTTATCATGAGTTCTTTATATGTACATATTCCTTTTTGTAAGCATATATGTAGTTATTGTGATTTTTGTAAGGTTTTCTATCATGAAAAGTGGGCGTGGCAATATTTAGAAGCATTGGCCTATGAAATACAACAAAAGGATTTAAAACAAGATTATCAGACAATTTATATTGGAGGAGGAACACCTACTACTTTAACATATGAACAGCTCCAATATCTCTTTGATTTGTTGAAACCATTTGCTTATCAAGTTCAGGAATATAGTATTGAAATAAATCCAGAAACAATGGATCATGAGAAGTTAGCGTTATGTTTGCAAAATGGTGTCAATCGTTTGAGCATTGGTGTTCAAACCTTTCAAGATGATTTACTCAAAAAAATAGGGCGTGTGCATACATCGAGTCAAGCTAAAGCATTTATTCAAGAGGCTCAAAATATGGACTTTCAAGATATAAATATTGATTTGATGTATGGTTTGCCTGATCAAACATTAGAAGATGTTTATCAAGATATGGAAACTCTCAATCAATTAAATGTGGGACATGTTTCCTATTATTCATTAATTTTAGAGGATCATACAATTTTAAAGAATATCAATTATCAGCCTTTAGATGATGAAGAAGATGCCAAATGGTATGAAATTATTCGCCAGCAAATACAGCAATATGGTTACAAGCAATATGAAGTGAGTAATTTTTATCGTTTCAAACCTTCCTTGCATAATTTAGTTTATTGGCATTATCAAGATTATGATGGGATAGGGGTATCTGCACATTCTTTAAAAAATGGTCATCGCTTGGAAAATACAAAATCATTAACGCGATATCTTAAACATGATTTTTTAGCAAGTGATATTTCATTGACATTACAAGATCAATTGTTTGAAAAAATCATGATGGGATTACGTTTGAATCAAGGTCTATCCATTGAAGAAATGAACCAGCTTTACCGAATAGATTTTTTGAATCAATATCAAAAAGTGATTACAAAATATCAACAAATGGGTTTTTTAGAAATCGTTGATGGTTATTTAAAAACAACATTTTCTGGAATCAATTATTTAAATAATATTTTAATAGATTTTTTGGATGAATAAATGAAATGTATTAATTTCTACTGAAAGTAATTATTTTATATGAAAATGCATTTCTAAAAACGACTGTGTATCATAATAGTTGTATATAAATAAAGTATAATATAGATGAGGTGAAAGTGATGGAAAATATTATCATTAGACCAATATCTGATTTACGTACAAAATTATCAGAGATTTCAAAAACGGTACATGAAAATAAACAGCCTATTTTTTAACAAAAAATGGATATGATGATATGGTTATTATGAGTATGACGGTATATCAAAATATGCTTAAAGAAAATGAAATATATTTAAAAATGAAAGAAGCTGAAATATATGCTGAACTCTATAGTCACCGATTGGAGCAGTCTGATGTCTTTGATGATTTGCATAACATGATTGATAACATTGAATGAATCATTATAAAATGGAATATTTACAAACCTTTAAAAATGATTTAAAGGAGATTGTTAGATATATTTCAGTAGAATTTGATAATAAAATAGCAGCTCATCAGTTATTGAATAGTTTAGAAAAAAGATTGAACTATTAAAAACAAATCTTGAAATTTTTCAATTTTATGATTTTGTAAAACCTCTAAAAAGAAAGTATAGATATTTTGTGATAGGGAATCATATTACATTTTATTATGTAGACGTGAAAACAAAAATTGTGGTTATATATAGAATCATATACAGAAAAAGAAATATGTCTTATATATAAAATATCTGAGGATATTGTTTAGAAATCAATTGTTTAAATAATATTTTAATAGATTTTTTGGGTGAACAGACTTAGGTCTGTTTTTTCTTTGATTTTTAGCACAAAAGTGTTGACAGTGCTAAAAAGATGAGTATAATGTAATTAGCACAAAGGGAAAAGGAGTGCTAAAGGAGGTTGAGATATGCTGACAGCTAGACAATTACTGATTTTAAAATGTATAGTTGAAGAATTCGTGGAAACGGCTGAACCAGTAGGATCAAAAACCTTGATGACAAAATATCAGCTTCCTTATTCAAGTGCGACAATTAGAAATGAAATGTCATTCCTTGAAGAACATGGATATCTTGAAAAAACACATACATCATCAGGACGTGTTCCTTCCACAGATGGGTATCGCTTCTATGTTGATACATTAATGCAACCCAATGTAGATGATGAAGTGAAGAATCAAGTGTCAATGATTTTAGGCAATCGACATCGTTCACTTAATGAGATTATTAAAGAAAGCTGTCAAATTTTAAGTCAGCTCACTCATTTAACAACTGTGGCATTGGGGCCTAACGCGATTTATGAACATTTACAGAATATTACACTTGTTCCATTGTCTGAACATACTGTAACAGCAATTATTGTGACAGATAAAGGGCATGTTGAAAATCGTAATTTCAATATTAAAAATAATGCCTATATGGAAGACTTGACAAGTTGTGTCAATGTAATGAATGAATTGTTAGATGGGACTCCAATTAATCAGGTTGCCTTTCGTTTAGAAAGAGATGTCAAACCAATATTGAGTGCACGCATTAAGGAGCATGAGGTTTTGTTTAATGCTTTTTTAGAGGCATTTATGAAGTTTGCGAACAATAATGTTTACTTCTCAGGTAAGGAAAACTTATTGTATCAACCAGAATATGATGATGTGAATAAATTACGTCGTTTGGTTAGTGCCTTTGAAAATTCGCAATCTTGGAAAAGTTTAGAACCGATTGCTTTGGAAGATGGTGTGACAGTAAGAATTGGGAATGATTCCCCAATTCAGGATTTAAATGATGTGTCCGTTATTTCGGCTTCATTTAAAACAGGGAATAAGTCTAAAGGATCTATTTCAGTCATTGGGCCGACACGTATGCCTTATGAAAGAGTTGTTTCTTTAGTTGAGTATATTTCAAAGAGCTTAGAAGAAGTTCTTGTTGATTACGATGATAAAGATGATGAATAGAGGTGAAATAATGGCAAAAGAAAAAGAAACTGCACAAGAAGAAATGAAAGAAGAAGTTGTTGAAGAAACAACAGAAGATGTTGAAGTGCAAAAAGAAGAAAATTTACAACAACAAATGAAAAAATTGGAAGAAGAAGTTAATAACTGGAAAACGGATTACTACAAAGTTTTTGCAGATATGGAAAACTTAAAAAGACGTTTAGAAAAAGAGCATCAAAATTCATTGAAGTTCATGATGCAATCGTTTATTGAAGAATTGCTTCCAGTTGTGGATAATTTTGAACGTTCATTGAATGTTCAAAATCCAAGTGATGAAATTCAAACTTTCTTGAAAGGTTATCAAATGATTTTTGATCAATTGATGGCTATTTTAAAGAAAAATGGTGTAGAAGTGATTGAGGCACAAGGTCAAGAGTTTGATCCAAATCTACATCAGGCAGTGATGACAACACAGGATGAAAATTATGATCATAATGTAGTTGTTGAAGAACTTCAAAAAGGTTACAAATTGAAAGATCGCGTTATTCGTGCATCTTTAGTCAAAGTGAATGAATAAAATTTAGGAGGATGATTATTATGGGTAATAAAATTATTGGTATTGATTTAGGAACAACAAATTCATGTGTCAGTGTCATGGAAAATGGAGAAGCAAAAGTTATTGCGAACCCTGAAGGTTCAAGAACTACTCCATCTGTTGTTGCCTTTAAAAATGGAGAAATTATTGTTGGTGAAGCTGCAAAACGTCAAGCAGTTACTAACAAAGAAACTGTTATGTCTATTAAAAGACATATGGGTACAGGTTACAAAGAACAGGTGAATGGTAAAGAATATACACCTCAAGAAATTTCAGCAATGATTTTACAAAATTTAAAAGCAACAGCTGAAGCTTATTTAGGTGAATCTGTGAATCGTGCCGTTATTACTGTTCCTGCATATTTCAATGATGCACAACGTCAAGCAACAAAAGATGCAGGTAAAATTGCAGGGTTAGAAGTTGAACGTATTATTAACGAACCAACTGCTGCTGCTTTAGCATTTGGTGTTGATAAATTAGATAAAGAACAAAAAGTATTGGTCTATGACTTAGGTGGAGGAACATTTGACGTTTCTATCCTTGACTTAGCTGATGGTATGTTTGAAGTTTTAGCAACTGCAGGAGATAACCATTTAGGTGGAGATGACTTTGACCAAGCTATTATGAACTGGGTTGTTGCTGAATTCAAAAAAGAACAAGGTGTTGATTTAAGTGCTGATAAAATGGCTATGCAACGTGTTAAAGAAGCAGCTGAAAAAGCGAAAAAAGATGTTTCTGGTATGATGCAAACACAAATTTCATTACCATTTATTTCAGCAGGCCCAGCAGGTCCATTACATCTTGAATTAACATTAACAAGAGCTAAATTTGATGAATTAACACATGATTTAGTTATGCGTACAGAAGGTCCAGTAAGACAAGCATTAAGTGATGCAGGTATGTCACCAAATGACATTGATCAAGTCTTATTGGTTGGTGGTTCTACACGTATTGTTGCAGTTCAAGATTCAGTGAAAAGATTACTTGGAAAAGAACCAAATAAATCTGTAAACCCTGATGAAGTTGTATCTATGGGTGCAGCTATTCAAGGTGGAGTTATTGCTGGAGATGTGAAAGATATTGTCTTATTAGACGTTACACCATTATCATTAGGTATTGAAACAATGGGTGGAGTAATGACAGTCTTAATTGAAAGAAATACAACAATTCCAACAACAAAATCACAAATCTTCTCTACTGCTGCTGATAATCAGCCAGCTGTTGATATCAACGTTTTACAAGGTGAAAGAACAATGGCCAAAGATAATAAACAATTAGGTTTATTTAAATTAGATGGTATTGAACCTGCACCTAGAGGAGTACCTCAAATTGAAGTTACTTTCAGCATTGATGTTAATGGTATTGTTAATGTTAAAGCAAAAGATATGAAGACTCAAAAAGAACAATCTATCACAATTCAAAACTCAACTGGTTTAAGTGATGAAGAAATTGATAGAATGGTCAAAGAAGCTGAAGCAAATAAAGCTGATGATGAAAAGAAACGTAAAGATATTGAAACAAGAAATAAAGCTGAACAAATGATTAATGAAATTGATAAAGCCTTAGCTGAACAAGGAGATAAGATTGATGCTAATCAAAAATCTCAGGCAACAGCTTTAAGAGATGAATTAAAGAAAGCTTTAGATGATAATGATATGGCTACACTTGAAGCAAAAATGACTGAATTAGAACAAGTTGCACAACAAATGGCAGCGTATCAATATCAACAATCACAAGGAGCTAATCCAACAGGTGATGCTTCAAATACAGCAACTAACGATGATGACGTTGTTGATGCAGACTTTACAGAAAAGAATTAACATAAAATAAGGCCAAGGCTTTGCCTTGGTTTTATCTAGTCGAGAGGTGAAATTATGGCTGAAAAAAGAGATTATTATGAAGTGCTTGGTGTATCAAAGAGTGCCAGTGCTGATGAAATAAAAAGAGCTTATCGTAAAATGGCTAAAAAATATCACCCTGATGTCAATAAGGATCCTGGTGCTGAAGAAAAATTTAAAGAAGTTCAGGAAGCTTATGATGTTTTAT carries:
- the ruvA gene encoding Holliday junction branch migration protein RuvA, which gives rise to MYSYIKGMIVDMSKDHIVVDNQGIGYLIYVSNPYQFKRGQETQVYVYQQVKEDGIALFGFLTPEEKDLFLKLILVKGIGCKTAIGILATGDVEAIITAIESKNIAYLRKIPGIGPKAAQQIVLDLQGKFQNTTSPIVLTSVEFDEAIEVLIALGYKKQDVDRVMNTLTHETLDTNGYVKKALGLLVKL
- a CDS encoding ComEA family DNA-binding protein; translated protein: MKKKYQIIGLLVLMVCSIIYDFQKPEVQEKEVISLSYVILEGEFLTNGKYEFEGQKTIQDLIDEIGVSSKANLQSLNTDKIVEDESRIYLPPINDHAISLNHATKEELMTLQGIGEKTALKIMDYRSQQPFESIEDIMNVSGIGEKTYLRLRENLCL
- the obgE gene encoding GTPase ObgE yields the protein MKFIDKVHIYVEAGKGGDGVVAFRREAYVPKGGPAGGDGGKGGSIIFEATTSLSTLLDFRYHREYKAKNGGQGMAKKMHGADGADMILKVPVGTVIYDEDSGRVLADLTHDKQRAVIAKGGRGGRGNARFATSRNPAPTICEHGEPGEKYNLICELKLLADVGLVGFPSVGKSTLLSVVSRARPEIADYHFTTIVPNLGVAQSKDGRSFVMADLPGLIEGASQGKGLGHQFLRHIERCRVIVHVIDMGGTEGRDPYEDYLAINKELGEYKYRLLERPQIIVANKMDEPEAENNLKRFKEQLGEDIPVFPVIALIQEGVDMVLYAIADLLDRTPSFATEEEETENSVLYTYQKPDEIGFEIHNMGNGQWHVTGERVEKIVQMASLGSDDGVKRFAQKMRNIGLDDALRVAGVQAGDTVSILDFEFEFYE
- a CDS encoding ComEC/Rec2 family competence protein is translated as MSINALPSHLEGSVSKVGENYCYLKTDAGTVKLYHDNIDIEYGDLLKVEVKELELYENSNDNAFCEKDYLYGQKIFHKAYVEKLISQQKQPTFYRWLEQRFSTNQDIQDYQRLFILGQKSATIGEDYQLLTDLSLVHMFALSGMHIHILYAFIKNSLSLFLPRHVAKLITFLMIGFYIFSIPMLVSLYRAFFVLLLYEIFKKWFHQLDIFAFLLICSLFYNPYIIYNISFVFSYFIYFIVLITKHLCYSSFWIYLSSLPIILTLNAQIPLITFAVSDILNAFIEWFYSLSVLSVFFPVLEMVLKYMVMIFQNILSFLTSLNNFIVFSKPTLAWLVLFYFFYFRIIILQELKRSYRKEILALFSLMIVLQVWSQYKIYGEVTMIDVGQGDCTLIRLPMNQGNILIDTGGTQDYDLATKTIIPYLKSVGISHLDYIYISHDDFDHCGALTSLLEHFSVGEVIDSFEESRQIGCATIQMIKSDKVYSDSNDQSLIMYVSLPSMNILFTGDASSVVEKDILEQLRTLDVDVLKVSHHGSATATSPAFLSTVHPDIAMIGVKKNNMYHHPSTQVIERLERKGITILRTDQDGMFHIRFYGKERYILR
- the ruvB gene encoding Holliday junction branch migration DNA helicase RuvB; translation: MDLNHDILDTKEHVEDEENQLRPQSFDEYIGQTDLKKNLKVFVGAAKLRNETLDHVLLYGPPGLGKTTMSMIIANEMGTHLKATTGPSIEKTGDLVAILTSLEPGDVLFIDEIHRLNKVVEEILYPAMEDFYVDVVIGKEASTRSIRIDLPPFTLVGATTRAGDLSAPLRDRFGIVSKLEYYNETELTAIIDRTSQVYRIDMDDEAKVELARRSRGTPRIANRLFRRVRDFAQYNGDDIITKSRTIEALQSLKVDELGLDDVDHKYLLGIIQRFRGGPVGLEAIAASIGEEPLTLEDVYEPYLLQTGLIKRTPRGRVVTELAYQHFHISKES
- the holA gene encoding DNA polymerase III subunit delta translates to MNFVIYGEDKLLMEQRLKTLKKKYHIQEEDMNMVTYWCQETSMATIIEDALTPPFLTEYKMIVLKNPLFLTTQKQKTMSEEDIQKFMDYLKLDNPTTVFVIYHDQRNFDERKKVVKSLRKLAHFYEIEKMDEHQLYKATHQAIKSRGCEIEEDALRLFLSRMPSNLLEISQEVNKLCLYTKHITVETIDLLVTKQVEENVFELSQAILNKETARSFRIYKDLIVNNEEPIKLIVLIGNAMRLLYQVKLLDRKGYNDREIAQILSMNPYRLKYIRRDGQDFDLKELLAHIDELSQLDIAIKTGKIDKYKGLELF